In Oncorhynchus mykiss isolate Arlee chromosome 19, USDA_OmykA_1.1, whole genome shotgun sequence, the sequence AATATGTAAGTCAACCTTTAAATAAGTTCTGAAGTTTATCCCAAATATGTGTTGTGAAAAGTCCTGACGCTCCATACTTCCAATTGTTCAACAACAATACATTTTTGATTGGCATTCATTTGATTAGCAGCAACAGTATTTTGAATTACAATGTCACTCTGAATATTGTTTTCATCTAAATGTATTGCTTCTCCTTTTTTCTGCATTTACAGAACAGTTCTAGATGCTCACCGTGTGAGGCACAGAGAGTTGCCAACTCCACAATATTCCTCTACAACCTGGAGCGCCTTTTGGAGAGAATAGGGCAAACTGTCAGTTGAATATATTGTAAATATGTGTTTAAATTGTTTTTCATAAATAACGTAGCAAACAATGTCATGTGTGCGTTATTCTACCTTTGGTCATGATAGTATGTGAAGAAATTAGCAGAGTGACAGCTAGTGCTCGTGTCCAAATGTATATTACCTCTCAGTTCAAGTGTAATTGTAACTagccgtttatatttttgtatataaTCAAATATAACTTTTACATCTGTACTTTTGTCATATTTATTGAAATGCCTATTTGGAGCTTTacatgtttttgtttcatcatccATGTCATATGCACACTAACTGTCACTAACTGTCACTAATTGTCACTAACTAGTTTCCCTTGAGTTCTTGTCAGTATGTCAAAATTGCACATCCTGAATTAAAATAAAATCCCAGAAAACATAAACATGTTGATTTGATCATTTCCTAGAATATGGATGCCTGGCAGAAGTTCAAATAGGGACATGAAGTGGGACTGTGCCTCAGAGAAACAGGAAGCTCTGCCGTGCGCCATTTCCTTATACTGTGGCAGATGAAGATATGAAACTAAAGCTCTCCAGTACAACTTTCTGGCACGCATCCATTTTGTAATAGTTCTGTTTTTTTTCATGATGGAGAAGTACAGGATTTTATTTTGCATTTCAATAACAGAACGTTTTCAGTAAAACATTTTATTGCTAGAACAAACGTGTTAGAACCCACGTCTTGTGGCTTCACTGTACGCTTTTATGATATGGAAAATAAAACATTCGATAACGATGACATGTACAGTTATGACACAATaaaacctaaccctttactgtcCCCATATAATCCAACCTGTGTTTGAATCCAGACATTCTGTATTACTCCATCACCGAGGGGGGGGTTGAAAAGGAACGGATGGTGTGAAACTGGTCACTGCTCTCAGACTCTTAAGGTCCCGGGCTCGTTGTCCTCAAGGGGCACTGAAGGGGCGCCCTGCTCTCCTGGTTTTGGCAGACTGTGTAGAGAAGAAACACTAACTCCTTCAGGAAGGGCACTCCAGGAAAAGGATGCTTCATTTTGACCCCACTTGTCTTCTGAGTTGGACAGAGAGGTTTGGATGGACTGTGCTTCACTACTGCCACTCTGCAACGACACAAAGGGAGTTCTCTCTTTGCATATACAGACCGGTGAAGAACTACCTGCTGCTGACAAGATGgccgcctctctcctctccatcttcacCACCTCAACTTCGTTGGTGATCTTCCCGATGACAAAGTCCTTTGTCCTCACTCGGCATATGGACTCCACGAGGTAGTCGAGGCCCCTGGGGTTCTCGGCTAAGTAGTCCAGCATCCTACCGGTCTTCTTGCTGTTCCCCACCCTGCAGCAGATGTCCTCGGCGTCGTCCCGCGTAAGGACCCTCCTGGACCGGAGGTAGTCCAGGTGGCGGTCTGCCACTAGCTTCTCACAGAGGTACGGACGCAGACGCTCCAACGCTTCCTTCTTGACCTCCGCCATGTCTTCGTCAGTGATACACCAGGAGTCCATTTTCCAGCCAATTACCCGTGAGTTCTTTAGTTTTCTGAAGCTGCTGCTCTGGCTCTGGAATGCCCACTGTAGCCCAGTGTTGGAATTTCAGATAAGGGTTTGTAATATTAGCAACTGACTGAGATAATGTAACAAACCCCTTTCTAACCCTGGAGAGTCATTGAACTGGTTGGAAGCCAATATTGTGAAAAGGGGAACTACCTCAGTAGATCAGTTCCCTATTAAGAAACAATGAGGCGAgaatgtgtgtgcgcacgtgcgcGTGTTCTTATTTGGACATTCCTGCCTCAGAGAGATCAACATCCATTGCCCTAATAAGATACAGACATTATGAAAAGATGAACACAGATATTAACATCCATCCCAAGCAATTTAATCAGATGtatttaaattaaataaacaGGAATGCAACACATTGCAAAGCGCAAACAAAGATATTTAACATACAGGAAGAGCCTTGGATGCTTTTGAATCCAAGACAGTGACCTTGAATAAAGcataaaaacagattaaaaaaggatataaaataaatattatgATACAAAGGGGTTATGGTTTggttttcaattgactgattgtGGAGGGAAAATAAAGGAAAACAATATTTTTAAACAAAAGTAAAGTTATATACAGCATGTGATAGATATGGCAGTATTTCAACAAATTTTGTGAGACACATTACGATTGAGTGTATTCTAGTACAAAAAAATATGAGGTGGTCTTAAAAGCAACCATGATTGAGAATGAGAGGAGAACATATTCATGGAATTAAATCATATTTACAGTAAGCTCTCTCAGGCTCCTTAAGGGACAGACAGCCTTCTACAAAAGAGACCTGAGGGAACATGAACAACAAGCTAAACCTGAAAGTCTGTTCAGCTTTTTCGCGAACTTATAGAACCTTTTCAAGGCTTCCTTCAAGCCATGTCTGACGCAAATTAGTTACTGTGTTTACATGTGCCAATGTGACTAACCTTAAAGGCATTTCATAAACAGAGCATGAGAAAGTAGGCTCAATTGGCAAGCAACACGCTTCGCAGATATTACAAACGATGACTCAGCGAAGAAGAAAATGACAAAGGAACGCCTGAACAAGAAATACGGACAAACTTAACTCAGACAAAATAGTGTGTCCCGGCAACGTTGCGTAACATGGCCAATATCAGAAACACCTACAacctttcatttattttttacatctgGACCAGCAGCACATGGCTAAAGACTATTTCTATTGCTACTATATTTACTGCTTGGATTAGATTACGTCGGGAATCATATGGTTTGTTTTCTACACCGGCTGTGTCCTGTTTCCCTACACTTCACTTGCACATGCACACTCCCTGTGGAGGGTGGAGAATCAGGACGTAGCCATCTTAGTTCCTACATATAGGTTGGGTTCAGGAGTCAACCTTCCCATAGGTCCCCTCCGGCGGCCGGTAGATCTTGGGGAATGCCATCAGCTGCAGCATGTTGAAGGCATACTTCCGGCATTTAATATTCTTTTGCACATTCTCAATCCGACATCCCTCCCTGGTTTGGTGGTGTGGCCATGATGACAAAAAGGAGGGAAGAAGaatgaaatgaaatgatgaaTAATTTTCTCAAAAAGGGGGTCTGTGTTTTGAGTATGGAAAACAACAACCAACAACTGAGTAACAGACGGACAGATGGGAAGCAGATAACAGACGGACAACAGTTAAGTATTACCCGTAGGACAGCTAAGGTAAGGGATTGTAAGTTATTCATAATAAGGGATACATCGAGAAAATCagacctctctgaaatgaaaatggatgacCCTAATTTAGTCCAAATATATTTTCACTTGACCCTCCCTGAACGCTTGAAAAAAGTGATCCTCCCTCTATCCAAAATAATAATTCAACGTAGTATAGCAGAGAACATGCCTACCTTTCCCCCCCACTCctaggacagaccagagccttagatatACAGATTGACAAACCGTTTTTTCACCTCGAGAGTGTTACATGGCAACATTGGGATTTTGATTGCGAGCTGGAAGGTCGTGGGTTCGCAGACCACCATGGACAAGCTTACTCTCCTTATGGCCTCTCAATGGCCATGGAGCTCTTGGTGCAACATGATGCCCGTGCAAATTAGTATTTAAAACTGGGTTTGTCAAACTACGTCTAGGGAGGGACAAACAACCAAAGTCCCAGCAATTCTGCAGCCTAGGCAAGATCAAAATGTGCCCCCTTTTGCCGCAGATAGAGGATATGTTACCATAAATTCTCATGTGGTCCATTACACGACTATCTAACATTATTTGCCTATATCAGCCCATActatctatatatacagtatatatatatatatatatatatatatatatatatatatatatatatatatatatatatatatatatatatatatatatatatatatatatatatatatatatatatatatatatatatatatatatatattagtttgAAACACTGTCTTGCAGTACTTGATTTTAGAAACTATGATGTTTGGTGTTAGAGCTCAGTGTAGCCAGCTGGAGAAAGCGATTCGCAGGTCAAGATAAATTAAATGATGCCTATCTATATTTATTTCCAGTCAATGTAAATAG encodes:
- the LOC110498448 gene encoding B-cell lymphoma/leukemia 10-like codes for the protein MDSWCITDEDMAEVKKEALERLRPYLCEKLVADRHLDYLRSRRVLTRDDAEDICCRVGNSKKTGRMLDYLAENPRGLDYLVESICRVRTKDFVIGKITNEVEVVKMERREAAILSAAGSSSPVCICKERTPFVSLQSGSSEAQSIQTSLSNSEDKWGQNEASFSWSALPEGVSVSSLHSLPKPGEQGAPSVPLEDNEPGTLRV